DNA from Elaeis guineensis isolate ETL-2024a chromosome 2, EG11, whole genome shotgun sequence:
GTTGGCTCCAATGGAAGATTGATAATAGGTTTTGCAAGCAACTTAATTAGTTCATCCATGTCAAATTTTTCTGTTTATCTGTTGCAGATCTGTTTATAGCTTGCTTGAGTACCTTACTGGAAAACAAACTGCTTGTGCTGTAACTGAAACAGAAAGATTCGATGAGCCGCTGATTGCTCTCTAACTGCTCTTACCGCTTCTTTTCTTGACCTCTGCTCACTGCTGCCAATGCTGTGACTGCCGCCCAAGGAAAGGAGAGCGAGGGAAAGAGTGGTCAGCCCTTGGCCCGATCATCCAATTTGCCCCAACAGAGAGGCATGGTTTAGTAGTCAATGGAACTTCGTCACTTTCATGTACCCATACAGGTGGGTCATTGTAAAATggcagcacaagatcaatttcatATTTGTGGCCTATTATCTATATCTTTTATATGAATTGCCATGCAAGTTTTCTAGCAGTTTTTGGGGGCCTTTCTGAAGATAGCTTGTTtagttaaattattattattattattatttgagtcaTTTACCTTAATGATACGTAATATGGAAACGTCATGTGTAAGTGACTGCTGATTGTATTGTTTTATCACTAGTCTACTCCATGATATATGCAAGTGCATCCATTATCATTAATTTTCTTTCCTTCAGAAATCTGACTGGTTTACACAGCATTTAAATTTATGAAGTTTACAATTGCTCTCTGAAAGGCTGTTTTTTAAAGTAAATGCAGCTATGCTCTTTAATTCCTACATATTCATATTTGTAGAATAGTTGGATTCAATCTATTTTCTCCTACTTTTTCTATAAATCAGTTCATTTCCATTTATAGGTAAATTGTTAAATTcctctttatttctttttcaaaaactgTATGCGAACATACAGCTAAGCATCTTTTGTGTACCATAATTATAGTTAGGTTTGTTATAGCATCCATATTTAGAGAAAAGAACTTACTAGCATTCAAAAGTAGCCACTCCTCTCTTTTTGCCCAGTGTATTAAACCTTTCttcctttctccctttttttttggatCTTCCCAGATTTTCTGAAATAGAATCTTCCCTATAAACTTTTTCTATAATTCTTCCCTGTTTTGTTATGATCTTGCATTCGAATTATTAAATTTATGCTTCAGTTACATGGAAGTCTGGAGTCTCCTCTAAATTGATAATGTTGAAGGTGTTAAATGAGGTATAAGATGTGCCCTTCATTATGTTTGATTTATATGAATTGCGTATCTGCAAAAGCTGGAAAAAAATCATGCAGTGTAtatgagattaaaaaaatatgaatttgttACTAAAAAAATTGGTATTTAAGAACCTGGTATTGAATACCTAGAATCAgcataaattcgatgcaaaataaaTCAGTGAGTGTCTATGTTAATGTAGTATCTTTGTGTCATTATATTCTTATAATGCTTGAGGTGTGAACTAGATTGTCCTTCCATTTCCAATGTTCAGCTTTTGAATCTCCAAAACAGCACTGTGCAAAATCAGATACAACTTACACATGCCTTCATAGTCTTTTAATGAGCCTTAGGTGTTTTTTAGTGCCTTGCCTCAAAGAAGCCTTTTCAAACAATGGCCTAGACTCAAGACTCTACTTTATTAATTGAATTAATGAATTTTGTAAGCATTATTATGATTCTCATTGATGGGATTTTTGATATGTGGATAATACACATATTAGTATCTGCAGGAAGTGAAGATTAGATAGTGTTTCTAAGTTTTGGGATATTTCATGCGTGTACCAGTAATAGTTGtggaattttttataatatatattgtgTCACTCATATTATTGCATGATTTTGATCGCAAACTATAACTTGATGAACAATTAACTCATACAATCTTAAATTAATGCAGGCTTTATATGGAGTAATTAGGAATATTTTGAAGTTTTGACTGTTGCCAATAGCATTGGCTTCTTAGAATTTATAAAACAAATTAttggttttttatttttagaaattttCTGATCATTATTTTGATAATAGATGCCAATAATATTTGCTCAATTCTGAAAGTTCTTTTCAAATCACATCTTGGTGTCATATGGTGCATACAAGCCTAGACACCAGACACAATTCATATTATACTGCAATGGCATCCTGATGCCTATGTGATGCTAACAGCTTTATGCGTCAATGACGACTTTGTTTGAATTCAGCTTTTCCCTTCCAATATTTCTTTTGTTCTGTTAATGATCATAGGATAATGAATTTTGTGACAGGTTTAGTTTGGAAGATCAAGCATCTATTCTTCAGTTCCTAGGGCCAGATTATGTAAATGTTCGAGGATCCATTTTTGAAAGGTAACTGctacatattttacttctttttttTGGAGTGTTTTGGTGATTTGGATAAGTCAGAAGTTCATGATTTCTTATTCAAATGTGTTCTAATATATGCCCTGAATATTGTGTGCATGAGAGAATTGCAGTGGCTATTGCAAACTATAGTGCTTCAGAATTGCAAAGTTCAGCAACTCACAACCCCATCATACATACGCAAAATGGTAGTTTCTGttgtttactaaaagaaaatgtatTCACATGGGCAAACCTATAAACTATTTTTGACTCCAGTGTCATTTTAAAAGAGAAACGGGTCCATTATAACAAAGATGTAAGAAAATAAATGTCTATCACACAAAAAAATTCTACTTAACTGTGCGCTTTGTTCTCTTGTTTTAGTTGGCAAACTGATGATTTTCCATATTCTTCAACAAATACAGGAATCAATAACTCAAGGCATAACAAAAAATATAACCATCAGACGTTGTTCCAACTTTTTTTGGGTCTGGCTTTGTAAATCCTCATTCACCAAGCATGCACATGCATGCATGTCATAGTCTGTCCTATGAAAAATTTGATGTTTGAATCTGTGTGTACATAAAATGGATTGCACGGTTAGTACCATTTTTCAAgtttaaaaggaaaagaaaagtgaTGGAAACTACTGAAATTAGACTgtatatgataaaataaatttcttgtagGATGGGGTATGAAATTCTTTAGTACTTGTTATTATTTAACTTATCTTACTTTTCTTCAAACCACTTCTAAAAAATATGCATGGAGGGTAGTCAATTGGTGGATGATTAGGAAAATAAATTACTTTTGCCATTACCTAGCCTATTGGCTCAACTagtcttttttttaatttaacaaagaaaaagaaatttgCATGGAATCAAGGGATCTAAAAGCTTAAGGTTAAACTAGAAGTTGCCCTTTACAAGCATTGCTGTAAGTCTCTGGGCCGAGATGAAGGGATAGGATCGATTCTCCACCGACCTGGACTTTGGTGACTGTCCGAGGATTGGACCTCCTTGAGAAATCTGAAAAGAAGAGTCCACTCTTATCGGAGGTTCTCCGATAGGGAGTTTCGATACTTAAGTCAGCTGAAGCTTGGGAATAGTAGAGGAAAGAGAATGAGTGGGAATGGATGTTTTTCTCTCTTGGAGAAGAACTTACTTGAGAGTCCCCTATGCCCCCATCTATATAGAAGGGGGTAGCCATGCGTTATCTCCAAACTCGATAACGGAAGCGGAGAATCAATACCTATGATCGTGAGGATCATGGTAGTGGGTTACATGCATTATTTGCATAATATTAGCTCATGTTCTCATAATTAAAGGAAACCATTTGAGATTTTAGGAGATTTCTTTAGGAAGATTTTTATCCCTATTGTGACCTGATGGCCTAGGGCCATGTCTCTTGTCATCAGCATGGGTCCAACCTCAGGGTCGGTAATGGCCCAATTTGGAGATTGGTTGAAAGTAGATGTTGAGTCGATTTTCCAGTCTTCTATTCTAATTCCGAGGAGTTCCTTTGACCATTTTAATAGTCGTCGGTATTGGTTCCGAGAAGCGTGTTCGGCCATAACCCGATGAAGAGAAGGTCATGGTCGGGTGGTAAATTCCCTCTACAACAACAAATATTATTAACAAATGCACAAGTGTTGTTGGAGTTAAAGAACAAAGTGTTGTTGGATCCTGTTGAAACTGATGTAGCTCCATTATTTCACTTTCAATTTTGGGCTGTCAATTtcttataaataatttttgtttattTAATTTGCCAGGAGATCAAGATTTTCATGCATATGGAATGGCTTCTTGGTCTTGATGATATGATATACTTTTACcattctttttgatctacgaagaATATATGTTTATGAAACCTCTCAGTTATTATAATTTATGCTGGTGATTTTTTTGGTATTGTGGAGATAATATTTGGTATCTAGTTCAATGCAAAAGAATAATTTATAACCCTTTTAGTCTGAATACATGGTATTGCTATTTTGCAGCATATTAGCCCTTaagttgattttatcaaaaaagtATAATTTTTCTCACATCTTGAGACGAACATAGAACATTATTTTGAGCTCTGTCTAACTTCTGACAGTTTGCTGGAGATCGCCAAAAATGTATTTGTTCTATGAACCACACTAGTTGTGGAACTAATTAGTTGATATCTTGACTCCTTTGTTGGTCTTAGAAGTTTAGTTTTTCATAACTGCAGACTAATCTTTATTTGTCTAACCATCAACACTATATAATAGTTTGGTATGTCTCTTAAATTTTTTTGTGAGAAAATGATGCACTAGCAAGTTTTCTCAGGATATCGACAACAGGTACTGATGCAAATGGTGAGTACAAGAAATAATGAcagtctctcttctttctttttgttttaaTTCATTTTTTCATTTTAGAAGTTACCTAATTGCTTCTAAGAGTACCCTTTTTTGCCTTCCATTTTCCTTTTTTCCGCTTTATATCAGGTTTACATTTCAACTGCTCAAGCACACAATTATCCTGTATCTGGCTTCCAGTGGCATCTGGAGGTATGCATCAATCATTTTTATTCTTTATATTGACAAAAGTAGTTTCCGTAGAGTCATAATTTTTGAAGGTAATTCTTTACATATTTCTTGTAGCATGTTGCTTATTTCACTGTTGATTGGTAATCAGCCATGGTTCACTTTGAGAGAGATTTGAACCATTTATCAAAGGAAAGGGTTGTGTGTGCCAGCACTGGCCGCCTCCTTAATAATTATAAAACATCCATTCGAGGAAATATATACAGGCTATCAGATAATGAAAAATAGGGCTTACAAGTAACCTAATTTGCATAAATTATCATTCAGCTGTTAGAATTTAGAAGAACAGAATTGCCTAGCTGTCTATCCAGATTTCTGTCATAATTGCTTTATCTGGGTGCCCATGTGACCCTGTTTGATACTGTCAGAAAAATCTATGTCATTAATTTTGTGTGGTTTTTGGGTGAGGAACTTGGAACAACTGTGAAACTCCATGGAATGGAGGTGTGCCTTCTTCCACATGCTCATCTGTACTGCAATACTGTCTCCATTTTTGGGAGGTGTCTCCCTTACTACGATGGTGCTTGGGCAAATCTAGAGCATCTAAAAGATTCTTAGATATCATCAGAACTTTTCCTTCTAGCAAAGGTCTTGCATCTTTAATTAGTAACCAGACTGGGTTTCCTAGAAGTGATGCCCTTGAGATATCTGTTTTTAGAATACATCTGTGGTTCTTACAGCTTTCATATGACTAGAAGCATTTTGGAAAGGCAGAAGGCATCAATGTTGTTGATAAATTCGTCTTGCAAACTCTTTAGTGTTATCAGGTGAATTCCTTCTGATAACAGCAGTTGTCAGTTAATCCTAGTGAAGGATGTAATACAGGTTGTGGATGAGCTAAATTTGCATGACTGCAACCCAAAATGTACACCTGAAGGCAGGTTCTTTGTTCCATCCTAGTTGCCACTGCTGTGGTGAGAGTAGCATAGTTGAGTATATATGAATTGTTTGactgaaaaaattgatcataggTTTCTTTTCTGTGGCAGATCTTATACGCTCTGCCAATTTTGAGATCACTCTCTGCACTTTTCTGCAACAT
Protein-coding regions in this window:
- the LOC109505527 gene encoding uncharacterized protein isoform X3, which produces MYPYRFSLEDQASILQFLGPDYVNVRGSIFERISTTGTDANGLHFNCSSTQLSCIWLPVASGEKVRGTRDLISSFR